In the Arachis ipaensis cultivar K30076 chromosome B10, Araip1.1, whole genome shotgun sequence genome, one interval contains:
- the LOC107622386 gene encoding cationic peroxidase 2, producing MDGVFINKRFIMIALLCIVSTTVHGQGTRVGFYATTCPKAESIIKSTVQSHLNSDPTLAAGLLRMHFHDCFVQGCDASVLVTGSATEKTAFANLELRGFEVIDDAKTQLEAACPGVVSCADILALAARDSVVLSGGLSWQVPTGRKDGHVSQASDVNNLPAPTDSVDVQKQKFAAKGLNTQDLVTLVGGHTIGTAACQFFSNRLYNFTGNGPDPSIDPSFVPQLQALCPQNSGGSNRVPLDTGSQLKFDTSYYANLKNGRGILESDEELWNDASTKMFVQRYLGLRGVLDLSFSVEFGKSMVKMGNIGVKTGADGEIRKICSAFN from the exons ATGGACGGTGTTTTCATCAACAAAAGATTCATTATGATTGCCTTATTGTGTATTGTTTCTACCACGGTGCATGGCCAAGGTACCCGTGTAGGGTTCTATGCGACTACATGTCCAAAAGCTGAGTCCATTATCAAGTCCACGGTTCAATCCCATCTTAACTCCGACCCTACTCTAGCTGCTGGCTTACTCAGAATGCACTTCCATGATTGCTTTGTCCAAGGTTGCGATGCTTCTGTCCTCGTTACCGGCTCTGCCACCGAGAAAACAGCATTTGCAAACCTCGAACTTAGAGGATTTGAGGTCATTGACGACGCAAAGACACAACTCGAAGCTGCATGCCCCGGTGTTGTGTCTTGCGCCGATATTCTTGCCCTTGCTGCTCGCGACTCTGTCGTCCTG AGCGGTGGATTGAGTTGGCAAGTGCCTACAGGACGTAAAGATGGTCATGTGTCACAAGCTTCGGATGTTAACAACTTGCCTGCACCTACGGACTCTGTTGATGTTCAAAAACAGAAGTTTGCAGCAAAGGGCCTCAACACACAAGACCTCGTTACCCTTGTTG GAGGACATACGATAGGTACCGCAGCATGCCAATTCTTCAGCAACAGATTGTACAACTTCACCGGAAATGGCCCTGATCCTTCCATTGACCCTTCATTTGTTCCGCAACTACAAGCACTCTGCCCTCAAAACAGTGGCGGTAGCAACCGTGTTCCCTTAGATACCGGAAGCCAACTGAAATTTGATACTTCTTACTATGCTAATTTGAAGAATGGACGTGGAATTCTTGAGTCAGATGAGGAACTATGGAATGATGCTTCCACAAAAATGTTTGTGCAGAGATACTTAGGCCTAAGAGGGGTGCTTGACTTGTCTTTCAGCGTTGAGTTTGGAAAGTCTATGGTTAAGATGGGCAACATTGGAGTCAAGACTGGTGCTGATGGTGAAATTCGCAAGATTTGTTCTGCTTTTAACTAA